A window from Chlamydia gallinacea 08-1274/3 encodes these proteins:
- a CDS encoding ATP-dependent RecD-like DNA helicase, with the protein MEKISGTLESILFTDSHSQETFAKIRIPYKRSLIVIKGRFSDSFLQPGRQLFLYGKWSEDPDIEKYFQVYSYNDSETRDTQGIINYLTSKLIKGIGPKITEKIIQKFKNETAHILDNQPERLIEIPGISQARCDSLCKQLNEQKRLRATLLFLQQYDIAIHYGIRIYKKYQEKTIEKICEDPFLLAREMEGIGFKTADLIAIRLGVPLNSQSRLSAGIQHSLKELQEDGHTCYPLHNLTQIVATLLNQNMSHTLISIEEIISQMYSMQKQNLLHIQEIDKSTYVWIKHSYLAEQTIAQDLKRILFSSRKIRSINSMKAIQWVEKNLNLYLEHSQKTAVRASFSEKIHIITGGPGTGKSTITKAILKIFEQITYKIILAAPTGKAAKRMTEITGKHAVTIHSLLQYDFKTRSFRKNHENPIDCDLIIIDESGMIDTYLLYHLLKALPDYVIIIFIGDVYQLPSVGPGNILKDIIESKKITVTQLNKIFRQVHDSTIITNAHKVNEGELPILYSKSGRKDFLFFHKDDPQEALEQIVHLVTQFVPKKYHIYSKDIQILSPMKKGILGIHNLNKVLKSALNPKQTNLHGKFYSYAVGDKVMQIRNNYNKEVFNGDIGYISMINFETKRVIVNIDGRYVPYSFSELDDLTLAYATSVHKYQGSESPCIILPIHTSHFMMLYRNLLYTAITRGKQLVVLVGTKKAIAIATKNNKVQHRCTGLIQALNHLSHPATAACYS; encoded by the coding sequence ATGGAAAAAATTTCCGGAACACTGGAAAGCATTCTCTTTACAGATAGCCATTCGCAAGAAACATTTGCCAAAATCCGTATACCCTATAAAAGGTCTCTTATCGTCATCAAAGGTCGATTCTCCGATTCTTTTCTTCAACCAGGTAGACAACTCTTTCTATATGGCAAATGGTCTGAAGATCCGGATATCGAGAAGTACTTCCAGGTATATAGCTATAACGATTCAGAAACTCGAGATACTCAAGGAATTATCAACTACCTTACATCTAAACTGATCAAAGGCATAGGACCTAAAATTACAGAAAAGATTATTCAAAAGTTTAAAAATGAAACAGCGCATATCCTTGATAATCAACCAGAAAGACTCATTGAAATTCCTGGCATTAGCCAAGCACGTTGCGATAGCCTCTGCAAACAATTAAACGAACAGAAAAGACTCCGAGCAACCTTACTCTTTCTTCAACAATATGATATTGCTATCCACTATGGAATTAGGATTTATAAAAAATACCAAGAGAAAACGATAGAAAAAATTTGTGAAGACCCTTTTTTACTTGCTAGAGAAATGGAAGGAATTGGGTTCAAAACTGCAGATCTAATTGCAATACGTCTGGGAGTACCATTAAATTCTCAAAGCCGTCTATCTGCAGGGATACAACACTCCTTAAAAGAATTACAGGAAGATGGTCATACTTGTTACCCTCTACATAATCTTACGCAAATTGTCGCCACACTCCTAAACCAAAACATGTCCCATACACTAATATCCATAGAAGAAATCATTTCTCAGATGTATAGTATGCAAAAACAAAATCTCTTACATATTCAAGAAATAGACAAATCTACGTATGTTTGGATAAAGCATAGCTATCTGGCAGAACAAACCATAGCACAGGACCTAAAGAGAATTCTATTTTCTTCAAGGAAAATCCGTTCTATCAATAGTATGAAAGCGATTCAATGGGTGGAAAAAAACTTAAACCTCTATTTAGAACATAGCCAAAAAACAGCAGTTCGCGCATCATTTTCGGAAAAAATTCATATTATCACTGGAGGTCCGGGAACAGGTAAAAGTACGATTACAAAAGCAATACTAAAAATATTTGAACAAATCACATACAAAATTATCCTTGCTGCCCCTACAGGAAAAGCTGCGAAGCGTATGACGGAAATCACGGGGAAGCACGCTGTAACTATCCACTCTCTACTACAATATGATTTTAAAACACGATCCTTCCGTAAAAACCATGAAAATCCTATCGATTGTGATCTAATTATCATTGATGAATCGGGAATGATCGATACTTATCTACTCTATCATTTATTAAAAGCTCTACCTGATTATGTAATCATCATTTTTATTGGTGATGTCTATCAGCTTCCTAGTGTAGGTCCAGGAAATATTCTCAAAGACATTATTGAATCTAAGAAAATTACTGTAACTCAACTAAACAAGATTTTTCGCCAAGTACATGATTCTACAATCATTACTAATGCACATAAAGTTAATGAAGGCGAGCTTCCCATATTATATTCAAAATCTGGTCGTAAAGATTTTTTATTTTTTCACAAAGACGATCCTCAAGAAGCTTTGGAGCAGATTGTACATTTAGTCACACAATTCGTTCCCAAAAAATACCATATTTACTCTAAGGATATCCAAATTCTTTCCCCTATGAAAAAAGGGATTTTAGGGATTCATAATCTAAATAAAGTGTTAAAATCCGCACTCAATCCCAAGCAAACAAATCTCCATGGGAAATTCTACTCCTATGCTGTAGGAGATAAAGTAATGCAAATACGAAATAATTATAACAAAGAAGTCTTTAATGGGGATATTGGCTATATATCTATGATTAACTTCGAAACTAAACGTGTGATTGTTAATATTGATGGAAGATATGTACCCTATTCCTTTTCAGAACTTGATGACTTAACACTAGCCTATGCTACTTCCGTACATAAGTACCAGGGTAGTGAAAGTCCTTGCATTATCCTACCCATACACACATCACACTTCATGATGCTCTATAGAAATCTTCTTTATACAGCCATCACAAGAGGAAAACAGCTGGTGGTTTTAGTAGGAACAAAAAAGGCAATTGCTATCGCCACAAAAAATAACAAAGTACAACACCGATGTACAGGACTAATACAAGCCTTAAATCACCTTTCCCACCCAGCAACAGCTGCCTGCTATTCGTAA
- the metG gene encoding methionine--tRNA ligase — translation MPARVLITSALPYANGPLHFGHIAGAYLPADVYARFRRLLGDEVLYLCGSDEYGIAITLNAERAGLGYQEYVDMYHKIHKDTFKKLRISLDFFSRTTNPFHQAIVQEFYTQLKSKGFIENHVSQQLYSEAEGRFLADRYVEGTCPKCGFSGARGDECQRCGADYEAVDLINPRSKLSGDPLVLKATEHAYLHLERFVEPLLSFIHKTYLLEHVRKFVIDYIKNLRPRAITRDLSWGVPVPDFPDKVFYVWFDAPIGYISGTMDWAASMGNPDAWKDFWLDSSVEYVQFIGKDNLPFHSAIFPAMELGIDSTYKKVDALISSEFYLFEGAQFSKSEGNYVDMDAFLDAYALDKLRYVLAATAPETADSEFTFADFKTRCNSELVGKFGNFINRVLAFAEKNQFQTLAYCAESLEDGDHQFLQEAQRIVHKAESYYREYSLRKACSAIMELAALGNGYFNDQAPWKLLKEGASRRVETVLFCACYCQKLLALISYPILPGAAWDIWNMLSPKSLHLSDHHPDRAANLWNSEFFDVSEEVFSLKTPQLLFTPVE, via the coding sequence ATGCCTGCACGTGTTTTAATTACATCAGCATTGCCCTATGCGAACGGGCCCCTACATTTTGGTCATATAGCTGGAGCGTATCTTCCTGCAGATGTTTATGCTCGGTTTCGTCGGTTGCTGGGAGATGAAGTGCTGTATTTATGTGGTTCGGATGAATATGGTATAGCCATTACATTAAATGCTGAACGTGCAGGTTTGGGTTATCAAGAGTATGTGGATATGTATCATAAGATACATAAAGACACGTTTAAAAAATTAAGAATTTCTCTGGATTTCTTTTCTCGAACTACAAATCCTTTTCATCAGGCGATTGTTCAGGAATTTTATACGCAACTTAAGTCTAAAGGTTTTATAGAAAATCACGTTTCTCAGCAGTTATATTCTGAGGCGGAGGGGCGTTTTTTAGCCGATCGTTATGTAGAGGGAACTTGTCCTAAGTGTGGGTTTTCTGGTGCTCGTGGTGATGAATGCCAACGGTGTGGAGCTGATTATGAAGCTGTAGATTTAATTAATCCACGGTCTAAGTTGTCGGGGGATCCGCTTGTTCTTAAAGCTACAGAGCATGCATATTTGCATTTAGAGCGTTTTGTAGAGCCTCTACTGTCATTTATTCATAAAACCTATCTTCTTGAGCATGTACGTAAATTTGTTATAGATTACATAAAAAATTTACGTCCACGAGCAATTACGAGGGATTTATCTTGGGGAGTTCCTGTTCCTGATTTCCCTGACAAAGTTTTTTATGTCTGGTTTGATGCTCCAATTGGCTATATAAGTGGTACGATGGATTGGGCAGCATCTATGGGTAATCCTGATGCTTGGAAGGACTTTTGGCTGGATTCTTCTGTAGAGTATGTGCAATTTATAGGTAAGGATAATCTTCCTTTTCATTCTGCTATATTTCCTGCTATGGAACTAGGGATAGACTCCACATATAAGAAGGTCGATGCTTTGATTTCTTCTGAATTTTATTTGTTTGAGGGAGCGCAGTTTAGTAAATCTGAAGGTAACTATGTAGATATGGATGCCTTTTTAGATGCCTATGCTTTAGATAAATTACGTTATGTCTTAGCTGCTACAGCTCCTGAAACTGCTGATAGCGAGTTTACTTTTGCAGATTTTAAAACGCGGTGTAACTCTGAACTTGTTGGAAAGTTTGGTAATTTTATTAACCGCGTGTTAGCTTTTGCCGAGAAAAATCAGTTTCAAACACTCGCATATTGTGCGGAGTCCTTAGAAGATGGGGATCACCAATTCTTACAGGAGGCACAAAGGATTGTTCATAAAGCAGAATCCTATTATCGAGAGTATAGCTTAAGAAAGGCTTGTTCTGCAATTATGGAGCTTGCTGCTTTAGGAAATGGGTATTTTAATGATCAGGCGCCTTGGAAATTACTTAAGGAAGGGGCTTCCCGTCGTGTAGAAACAGTACTTTTTTGTGCATGCTATTGCCAGAAGCTTCTTGCACTAATTTCCTACCCCATTCTCCCAGGTGCCGCGTGGGATATATGGAACATGCTTTCTCCAAAGTCCTTACATTTATCAGATCATCATCCCGATCGTGCAGCTAATCTCTGGAACTCAGAATTTTTTGATGTTTCTGAAGAAGTGTTTTCTTTGAAAACCCCACAATTATTATTTACACCTGTTGAATGA
- the gmk gene encoding guanylate kinase, whose amino-acid sequence MKNRVFHPFSCDNPLCCPKLFTISAPAGAGKTTLVRMLSQEFPDTFQKTVSLTTRAPRREELPGIDYHFVSQEEFNSRLHCGDFLEWVVLFGEHYGTSRLEIDKIWESGKHAIAVIDVQGALALKEKIPTVSIFISAPSVEELERRLKERGSEQDAQRRERVEHSVVEQASADQFDYVIMNEELQKAYKILKSIFIAEEHRNVL is encoded by the coding sequence ATGAAAAATCGTGTATTTCATCCCTTTTCTTGCGACAATCCTCTGTGTTGCCCGAAGCTATTTACTATTAGTGCTCCTGCAGGAGCAGGTAAGACAACTTTAGTGCGTATGTTGTCACAAGAATTTCCTGATACATTTCAGAAAACGGTTTCTTTAACAACACGGGCGCCGCGTAGGGAAGAACTTCCAGGTATAGACTATCATTTTGTTTCTCAAGAAGAGTTCAACAGTCGTTTACACTGTGGCGATTTCCTTGAATGGGTAGTACTTTTTGGAGAACACTATGGAACAAGTCGTTTGGAAATTGATAAAATTTGGGAGTCAGGGAAACATGCAATTGCTGTGATTGATGTGCAAGGAGCTTTAGCATTAAAAGAAAAAATTCCCACTGTCTCTATTTTTATTTCCGCACCCTCGGTAGAAGAATTAGAAAGGCGTTTAAAAGAACGAGGATCGGAACAGGATGCACAAAGGCGTGAGAGAGTAGAGCATAGTGTGGTTGAACAGGCCTCTGCGGATCAGTTTGATTATGTCATTATGAATGAAGAATTACAGAAGGCTTACAAGATTTTAAAAAGCATTTTTATAGCAGAAGAACATAGGAACGTATTATGA
- a CDS encoding ribonuclease HII has protein sequence MEQQFLSKTILEQEVFNEGFSIIAGVDEVGRGPLAGPVVAGACILPRNKIFLGVDDSKKLAPEARKRVRDMLVNDPDVYCGIGVVSVERIDEINILEATKEAMIQAISSLPLSPDFLLVDGLYLPHDIPCKKVIKGDSKSVSIAAASILAKEYRDDLMVELHQRYPGYGFDKHKGYGTAAHLAALELLGPCDCHRKSFSPVRRYSKIV, from the coding sequence ATGGAACAACAATTTTTATCTAAAACTATCTTAGAACAAGAAGTTTTTAACGAAGGTTTTTCCATTATAGCGGGAGTAGATGAAGTTGGCCGCGGACCTTTGGCTGGTCCGGTAGTTGCTGGGGCCTGTATTCTTCCTCGTAATAAGATTTTTCTCGGTGTGGATGATAGTAAAAAATTGGCTCCTGAAGCAAGAAAACGAGTCCGCGATATGCTTGTAAATGATCCTGATGTATATTGTGGAATAGGCGTTGTTTCTGTAGAGCGTATTGATGAGATTAATATCTTGGAAGCGACTAAGGAAGCCATGATTCAAGCTATCAGCAGCCTTCCCCTATCTCCCGATTTCCTTCTTGTAGATGGCTTGTATCTTCCTCACGACATTCCTTGTAAAAAGGTGATCAAGGGAGATTCGAAATCGGTATCTATAGCTGCAGCATCGATTCTAGCTAAAGAATATAGAGATGACCTTATGGTGGAATTGCATCAGCGCTATCCTGGTTATGGGTTTGATAAGCATAAGGGTTATGGAACGGCAGCCCATTTAGCAGCTTTGGAGTTGTTAGGTCCTTGTGATTGTCATAGAAAAAGTTTTTCTCCTGTACGTAGGTATTCTAAAATTGTATGA
- the rplS gene encoding 50S ribosomal protein L19, translating to MGNLLQELQQEQCRSDITDFRVGDTIRVATKIVDGGKERIQVFQGTVMARKGEGAGETVSLHRVAYGEGMEKSFLLHSPKIVSIEVVKRGKVARARLYYLRGKTGKAAKIKEYIGSKSAKK from the coding sequence ATGGGCAACTTATTACAAGAATTACAGCAAGAACAGTGCCGATCGGATATTACAGATTTCCGTGTAGGAGATACAATTCGTGTGGCAACAAAAATTGTCGATGGCGGTAAAGAGCGTATACAGGTATTTCAGGGGACAGTTATGGCTCGTAAGGGTGAGGGAGCTGGAGAAACTGTATCCTTACATCGTGTCGCTTATGGCGAAGGAATGGAAAAGAGTTTTCTACTTCATAGCCCCAAGATCGTGAGCATCGAGGTAGTCAAACGCGGTAAAGTTGCTCGTGCTCGTTTATACTATTTGCGAGGCAAAACAGGTAAAGCAGCCAAAATTAAAGAATATATTGGATCTAAATCAGCAAAAAAATAA
- the trmD gene encoding tRNA (guanosine(37)-N1)-methyltransferase TrmD, with the protein MKIDILSLFPDYFDSPLQASVLGRAIRSGLLEIRSRNIRDFGLGKWKQVDDVPFSGNGMLLMAEPVVRAIRSIKRKNSKVIYLSPQGSLLTARKSRELAQHPHLIFLCGHYEGIDERALTEVDEEISIGDYVVTNGGIAALVVIDALSRFIPGVLGNQDSVEMDSLENGLLKGPQYTRPRVFEDKQVPEVLFQGNHREIAQWRHQESLDRTRTRRPDLYLRYLYRDLGNNKKESELHETPQIVKEFGVVLEVENIQRSKKFYSKLFKVDLPVNNALCVPGETPIFLYFQHGGLRRKQIANLALCLDYEDNYLHFLKRWKMLGGTLAQADDREEVRLASDLDGHVWAISFKNEIERI; encoded by the coding sequence ATGAAGATAGACATACTTTCTTTGTTCCCCGACTATTTTGATAGTCCTTTGCAAGCGAGTGTTTTGGGGAGAGCGATTCGCAGTGGTCTTTTAGAGATTCGCTCTAGGAATATTAGAGATTTTGGCTTAGGAAAATGGAAGCAAGTAGACGACGTCCCTTTTAGTGGTAATGGAATGCTTCTTATGGCTGAGCCTGTAGTCCGAGCGATACGCAGCATTAAAAGAAAGAATTCTAAAGTTATTTATCTTTCTCCCCAAGGATCTCTTTTAACGGCTCGTAAGAGTCGAGAGCTTGCACAGCACCCTCATTTAATATTTTTATGTGGACACTATGAAGGAATAGATGAGCGTGCTTTAACTGAGGTGGATGAAGAGATTAGTATTGGAGATTATGTAGTAACTAATGGTGGAATAGCCGCTTTAGTTGTCATTGATGCCTTATCTCGATTTATTCCTGGAGTGCTTGGTAACCAAGACAGTGTAGAAATGGATTCACTAGAAAATGGGTTGCTGAAGGGGCCTCAATATACGCGTCCACGTGTTTTTGAGGATAAACAAGTTCCTGAGGTTTTATTTCAAGGAAATCATCGAGAAATTGCCCAGTGGAGGCATCAAGAAAGTTTAGATAGAACACGGACGCGGCGTCCTGATTTATATTTACGCTATCTTTATCGTGATTTAGGGAATAACAAAAAAGAGTCAGAGTTACATGAGACTCCACAGATAGTTAAGGAGTTTGGGGTAGTATTAGAAGTTGAAAATATTCAACGATCTAAAAAGTTTTATTCAAAACTTTTTAAAGTAGATCTACCTGTGAATAATGCATTATGCGTTCCAGGAGAAACGCCAATATTTTTATATTTTCAACATGGGGGATTGAGAAGGAAACAGATAGCTAATCTCGCCCTATGTTTGGATTATGAAGATAATTATTTGCATTTTTTAAAACGATGGAAGATGCTTGGCGGTACTTTAGCACAAGCTGATGATCGGGAGGAAGTGAGATTAGCCAGTGATTTAGACGGTCATGTCTGGGCTATCTCGTTCAAAAATGAAATAGAGAGAATTTAG
- a CDS encoding 30S ribosomal protein S16 produces MALKIRLRQQGRRNHVVYRLVLADAEFPRDGKYIELLGWYDPHSDVNYQLKSERIFYWLNHGAELTEKAAALVRQGAPGVYSELVAKKMARRAAVCQKRRAYRRRRSLKRAESAQAAAK; encoded by the coding sequence GTGGCGTTAAAAATTCGTTTACGACAACAAGGGCGAAGAAATCATGTTGTTTATAGATTAGTGCTTGCTGATGCTGAGTTTCCTCGCGATGGTAAGTATATAGAGCTATTAGGTTGGTATGACCCTCATAGCGATGTGAACTATCAACTGAAAAGCGAACGGATTTTTTATTGGTTGAATCATGGTGCTGAGCTCACAGAAAAGGCCGCCGCCTTAGTAAGGCAGGGAGCTCCTGGGGTCTATAGTGAGTTAGTTGCTAAAAAGATGGCTCGTCGAGCAGCTGTATGTCAAAAACGTCGTGCTTACCGTCGTCGCCGCTCGTTAAAAAGAGCTGAATCTGCTCAAGCTGCTGCAAAGTAA
- the ffh gene encoding signal recognition particle protein: MISSLSQKLSSIFSSLISSRRITEGNISEAIREVRLALLDADVNYHVVKDFIAKVKQRILGEEVWKHVSPGQQFVKYLHEELVGLLDGKTELTISGNPSVILLCGLQGTGKTTTCAKLASYVIRERKAKKVLVVPCDLKRLAAVDQLRNLISATSAEFYTSSSQNPVEVALQAVDYARSSGHDLVLIDTAGRLHVDDDLMQELVSIHKVAFSCERLFVMNLAMGQDAVATAKAFDQYLDLTGVIVTMTDGDARAGAVLSMKNLLGKPIKFEGCGEKIEDLRLFNAESMADRILGMGDTVHFVQKMRECISEKEDQEFGKKLVEATFTYEDYYKQMKAFRRMGPLRKLMGMMPSFGGVRPSDKEIEDSEKHMKRTEAMILSMTPQERKEEVELDMSRMKRIASGCGLTLGDVNQFRKHMAKSKKFFKNMSKEKLEQMRKKMSGGNLWR; the protein is encoded by the coding sequence ATGATCAGTTCTTTATCGCAAAAACTATCTTCAATTTTTTCTTCATTAATTTCTTCTCGAAGGATTACTGAAGGCAACATCTCCGAAGCAATCCGGGAGGTGCGCTTAGCTTTGCTAGACGCTGACGTTAATTATCACGTTGTTAAAGATTTTATTGCTAAGGTCAAGCAAAGAATCTTGGGAGAGGAAGTGTGGAAGCATGTTTCTCCCGGTCAGCAGTTTGTAAAATATTTGCATGAAGAGTTGGTGGGGCTGCTTGATGGAAAAACGGAGTTGACTATTTCGGGAAATCCTAGCGTGATTTTGCTCTGTGGATTGCAAGGAACTGGTAAAACGACTACGTGTGCAAAACTGGCTTCTTATGTAATTCGCGAACGTAAGGCAAAGAAAGTGCTTGTTGTCCCTTGTGATTTGAAGCGCCTTGCAGCTGTAGATCAGTTAAGAAATTTGATTTCTGCGACTTCTGCTGAATTTTATACTAGTAGTAGTCAAAATCCTGTTGAGGTGGCTTTACAAGCTGTTGATTATGCACGGTCTTCTGGTCATGACCTAGTTTTGATTGATACAGCAGGTCGTTTGCATGTGGACGATGATTTAATGCAGGAGCTTGTCTCTATACATAAAGTTGCGTTCTCGTGTGAGCGGTTATTTGTCATGAATCTTGCCATGGGACAGGATGCTGTTGCGACGGCTAAGGCTTTTGATCAGTATCTTGATCTCACGGGAGTGATTGTTACGATGACAGATGGAGATGCTCGTGCGGGAGCTGTTTTGTCTATGAAAAATCTTCTTGGTAAACCTATAAAGTTTGAGGGGTGCGGAGAAAAGATAGAAGATCTTCGTCTATTTAATGCGGAATCGATGGCCGATCGTATTTTGGGTATGGGAGATACTGTGCATTTTGTTCAAAAAATGCGTGAGTGTATCTCAGAGAAAGAAGATCAGGAATTTGGGAAAAAACTAGTAGAAGCTACGTTTACTTATGAAGATTATTATAAGCAAATGAAAGCTTTTCGTCGTATGGGGCCTCTTCGTAAGCTTATGGGTATGATGCCAAGTTTTGGCGGTGTAAGACCAAGTGATAAGGAGATAGAAGACTCTGAAAAGCATATGAAAAGAACTGAGGCGATGATTCTTTCCATGACCCCTCAAGAAAGAAAAGAGGAAGTGGAGCTTGATATGAGTCGAATGAAAAGAATTGCTTCGGGATGTGGGTTGACATTAGGAGATGTAAATCAGTTTCGTAAGCATATGGCGAAATCAAAAAAGTTTTTTAAAAATATGAGTAAGGAAAAATTGGAACAAATGAGAAAAAAAATGTCAGGAGGAAATCTGTGGCGTTAA
- the prfA gene encoding peptide chain release factor 1: protein MEKKILEYLKRLEEIEVKISDPQIFENPKEYSSLSKEHARLSELKNVYDRLLSTEKILRDDKQALAQEKDPEMIAMLEEGIQLEKDEIEKLTKILENLLVPPDPEDDLNVIMELRAGTGGDEAALFVGDCVRMYHLYSDSKGWKYEVLSASESDIGGYKEYVMGISGTGVKRLLQYEAGTHRVQRVPETETQGRVHTSAITIAVLPEPSEEEEEVFINEKDLKIDTFRASGAGGQHVNVTDSAVRITHLPTGVVVTCQDERSQHKNKAKAMRILKARIRDAEMQRRHQEATAMRSAQVGSGDRSERIRTYNFSQNRVTDHRIGLTLYSLDKVMDGDLDVITSALVSHAYHQLLQSSDEENS, encoded by the coding sequence CGCCTAGAAGAAATTGAAGTTAAGATTTCTGATCCACAGATTTTTGAAAATCCTAAAGAGTATAGTAGTTTAAGTAAGGAACATGCACGTCTTTCTGAACTTAAAAATGTATACGATCGTTTATTGAGTACTGAGAAGATTTTGAGGGATGATAAGCAGGCTTTAGCTCAAGAGAAGGATCCCGAAATGATAGCTATGTTAGAAGAGGGGATACAACTTGAGAAGGATGAGATAGAGAAATTAACTAAAATTTTAGAGAATTTATTAGTGCCGCCGGATCCTGAGGATGACTTAAACGTAATTATGGAATTGCGTGCAGGGACTGGAGGGGATGAGGCAGCTCTTTTTGTAGGAGACTGTGTACGTATGTATCATCTGTATTCAGATTCTAAGGGGTGGAAATATGAGGTTCTTTCTGCTTCAGAATCGGATATTGGTGGATACAAAGAATATGTCATGGGAATTTCAGGGACAGGCGTGAAGCGTTTGCTTCAGTATGAAGCAGGAACGCATCGAGTCCAAAGGGTGCCGGAAACAGAAACTCAAGGACGTGTCCATACTTCGGCAATTACTATTGCTGTATTGCCCGAACCTTCTGAGGAAGAAGAGGAAGTATTTATTAATGAAAAAGATTTGAAAATAGATACCTTTCGTGCTTCTGGGGCAGGAGGGCAGCATGTCAATGTTACTGATTCTGCGGTCAGGATTACTCACTTACCCACAGGAGTCGTGGTTACTTGTCAGGATGAACGTAGTCAGCATAAGAATAAAGCCAAGGCCATGCGTATCCTAAAAGCTCGCATACGGGATGCTGAGATGCAGAGACGGCATCAAGAGGCGACGGCGATGCGTTCTGCTCAAGTAGGAAGTGGGGATCGCTCAGAAAGGATCCGTACGTATAATTTTTCACAAAATCGTGTGACGGATCATCGTATTGGGCTCACCCTATATAGTTTGGATAAAGTTATGGATGGCGATTTGGATGTGATTACATCAGCTCTAGTGAGCCATGCTTATCATCAATTATTACAAAGCAGTGATGAAGAAAATTCTTAA